A genomic segment from Ptychodera flava strain L36383 chromosome 23 unlocalized genomic scaffold, AS_Pfla_20210202 Scaffold_23__1_contigs__length_28996876_pilon, whole genome shotgun sequence encodes:
- the LOC139124308 gene encoding uncharacterized protein produces the protein MADLPADRVQPHQPPFTNVGVDYFGPIEVKIKRSSVKRYGVIFTCLAVRAVHIEVADSLSTDSFINALRRFIARRGPVKMIRSDNGTNFVGARRILQEEIDKWNQQKIQDNLLQDNIEWKFNPPYGSHFGGVWERQIRTVRQLLLSLVKQQQLTDESLRTFLCEVEHTINCRPITKSSDDVKDLDALTPSMLLNMKGAALSPGPFERNDMYAVHRWKQVQYLSDLFWKRWIKEYLPSLQERQKWFKVKRNLEVGDVVLVKDENTARNVWPLGRVIKIMPDGKGLVRRVMVKTKNSVLERPYDKLCVLLEAD, from the coding sequence ATGGCTGATTTGCCAGCTGACCGAGTACAGCCACATCAACCACCATTTACAAATGTTGGAGTTGATTACTTTGGTCCAATTGAAGTGAAGATTAAGAGATCATCAGTGAAGAGATATGGCGTCATATTTACATGTCTTGCAGTCAGGGCAGTTCACATTGAAGTTGCAGATTCTCTGAGTACAGACTCCTTCATAAATGCTCTGAGAAGATTTATCGCAAGGAGAGGGCCAGTAAAGATGATAAGATCTGACAACGGCACTAATTTTGTAGGTGCAAGACGAATACTACAGGAGGAAATTGACAAGTGGAATCAACAGAAGATCCAAGACAACTTGTTGCAAGATAACATAGAGTGGAAATTTAATCCGCCTTATGGTTCACACTTTGGCGGAGTGTGGGAAAGGCAGATTCGTACTGTGCGACAGCTACTACTGTCTTTAGTGAAACAGCAGCAGCTTACAGATGAGAGTCTACGGACATTTTTATGTGAAGTAGAGCACACTATTAACTGCCGTCCAATCACAAAGTCTTCGGATGACGTAAAGGATCTAGACGCATTGACTCCCAGCATGTTGTTAAATATGAAAGGAGCAGCGCTTTCACCTGGTCCATTTGAAAGGAATGACATGTATGCAGTTCACAGATGGAAGCAAGTACAATACCTGTCCGACTTGTTTTGGAAGCGTTGGATAAAGGAATATTTACCTTCCCTGCAGGAAAGACAGAAGTGGTTCAAGGTGAAGAGGAACTTGGAAGTTGGAGATGTAGTCTTAGTCAAGGATGAGAATACAGCAAGAAATGTATGGCCATTAGGTAGAGTCATCAAAATTATGCCAGATGGGAAAGGTTTGGTAAGAAGAGTAATGGTGAAGACAAAGAACAGTGTTTTAGAAAGACCATATGACAAACTTTGCGTGTTATTGGAAGCAGATTAG
- the LOC139124309 gene encoding uncharacterized protein, which produces MNPKEGYEHARKLLEDEYGNPYVMAKAYTKQAEAWPEVKSEDKSALKEYALFLTKCDNAMKGEPHLRELDHNRNLQMLVYKLPYKLRERWRTKTFDILQSRAVCFKDLVEFVNREAKIATQELFGDLTNTSTNDKVVAKSAKKGNVKKRTTLAVSTETKLLTEPKTSDNVKCSCCMDTDHKIQNCKIFAEKSYKDKKQLLRSKGLCYGCLRYAKHLVKDCTNKLTCETCGRKHPTVLHYPDSSAENEQAVTTTVRMVDATCQTIKPKQHTYKPVVIPVKLRCKATGLSVQTYAFLDNGSDTVFCTDKVRQQLNVGGKKTKVNLHTITGNKTVDSHIIKGLEVTDLEESNLIRLPPAYTQSKIPVSTDDILTQADIKSYPYLQRVHLPSIDAEIGLLIGNNVPDAFEPWEVINSQGQGPFAVRTRLGWVVNGSLMRAGMADDDINQAVVNRIQVGPAVDQQLMDYFNREFSERTIDDKPEDSIEDQRFMKMMDTETEYHDGHYQVPLPFRKDNVMLPDNRTVAEYRLNQLKKRFKRDEAYYREYAAFIEGIVEKGYAERVPQSALQGHDGKKWYLPHHGVYHPQKRKIRVVFDCSAEYRGTSLNKELLQGPDLTNSLLGVLVRFRQDRIALMSDIEAMFSQVRVPKEDQDYQRFLWWPNGNVNEPPAEYRMKVHIFGATSSPSCANYALRKCADKSCDPNVKDTIDNNFYVDDMLKAVPNKTEGQVLAKRLIDTCNKGGFRLTKWISNDCSVLETIPEEERAKEVKRLDLQRDSLPSEQALGMQWNVQADVLGFKNRVKDKPVTRRGILGVVSSVYDPLGMAAPALLPPKIILQELCKAKLDWDDEIPSKQRKRWEDWMRYLPLLEEHFMVPRCIKPEEYGDTDSIQLHHFSDGSESGYGAVSYIRMIDKNDNIHCAFLMAKARVAPLKQITIPRIELTAATVAVRMDRLLRKELHLEVSGSFFWTDSKTVLRYINNETTRFHTFVANRIAVIREGSEPSSWAYINSKDNPADECSRGQTIDAFLDNKRWLQGPDFLWTAQSKWSRDGNIDGQLDPGDPEVKKNAKALTVEASESQDFIQGLIEHYSSWYRLRRSVAWIQRFIKELSRCSKRETDCDQDKPPGLTVKDLEQAEHAIIRYVQQSTFSREIEILKAQKGNDGSKIGIPRGSHIYRLDPVLGKDGLLRVGGRLALSMLSEESKHPVILPKKSHVSELILGEIMRRISILEGTTFYPNCVNVIGF; this is translated from the coding sequence ATGAACCCAAAGGAAGGCTATGAACATGCAAGAAAATTGTTAGAGGATGAGTATGGGAATCCATATGTGATGGCAAAAGCTTACACTAAACAAGCTGAAGCCTGGCCTGAAGTGAAATCTGAAGACAAATCTGCTCTCAAGGAGTACGCTTTgttcttgacaaaatgtgacaatgCCATGAAAGGAGAGCCACATCTGAGAGAGCTGGACCACAACAGGAACCTGCAGATGTTGGTTTACAAGTTGCCATATAAGCTGCGGGAACGATGGCGTACAAAGACATTTGATATACTACAGAGCAGAGCAGTATGTTTCAAGGACTTGGTAGAATTTGTGAACAGGGAAGCCAAGATAGCAACTCAAGAGCTGTTTGGTGACCTGACCAATACTTCAACAAATGACAAGGTGGTTGCAAAGTCTGCCAAGAAGGGAAATGTCAAGAAACGTACTACATTGGCTGTAAGTACAGAAACAAAACTGCTGACAGAACCGAAGACCAGCGATAATGTTAAGTGTTCATGCTGCATGGATACTGATCATAAAATACAGAATTGCAAGATCTTTGCTGAAAAATCCTACAAGGACAAGAAACAGCTGTTGAGATCCAAGGGCCTGTGCTATGGCTGTCTCAGATATGCAAAACACCTTGTTAAGGATTGCACAAACAAGTTGACATGTGAGACATGTGGAAGGAAACATCCCACCGTATTGCATTATCCTGACAGTAGTGCTGAAAATGAGCAGGCAGTAACGACAACAGTAAGGATGGTTGATGCTACATGCCAAACCATAAAGCCAAAACAGCATACTTATAAACCAGTGGTAATACCAGTCAAATTGAGATGTAAAGCCACAGGACTAAGTGTTCAGACATATGCATTTTTGGACAACGGAAGTGACACTGTATTTTGTACAGACAAAGTCAGACAACAGCTGAATGTTGGTGGAAAGAAGACTAAAGTAAATCTGCATACCATTACAGGGAACAAAACGGTTGATAGCCATATCATCAAAGGCCTTGAGGTCACTGACCTGGAGGAAAGTAACTTGATTAGGCTTCCGCCAGCATATACTCAGAGCAAAATTCCTGTGTCAACGGATGACATCTTAACCCAGGCTGACATTAAGAGTTACCCATATCTACAAAGGGTACATCTGCCAAGTATTGATGCAGAAATTGGTCTGTTGATAGGGAACAACGTGCCAGATGCCTTCGAACCATGGGAAGTGATTAATAGTCAAGGACAGGGACCATTTGCTGTTCGCACTCGCCTAGGCTGGGTTGTAAATGGATCTCTTATGAGGGCTGGCATGGCAGACGACGATATAAACCAGGCTGTTGTGAACAGAATACAGGTAGGACCAGCAGTTGACCAGCAGCTGATGGATTATTTCAACAGAGAGTTCAGTGAGCGCACTATCGATGATAAACCTGAAGACTCAATAGAGGACCAAAGATTCATGAAAATGATGGATACAGAAACAGAGTACCATGATGGACATTACCAGGTACCATTACCATTTCGAAAGGACAATGTTATGTTGCCAGACAACAGAACGGTTGCAGAATACAGATTGAACCAGTTGAAGAAACGGTTTAAAAGAGATGAAGCATATTATCGCGAGTATGCGGCATTTATTGAAGGTATAGTGGAAAAGGGCTATGCTGAGAGGGTGCCACAGTCTGCGTTACAGGGCCATGATGGAAAGAAGTGGTATCTTCCTCATCACGGAGTTTACCACCCTCAGAAGCGTAAAATAAGAGTCGTCTTTGATTGTAGTGCTGAGTATAGAGGAACTTCACTGAACAAAGAGTTGTTACAAGGTCCTGATTTGACAAACTCCTTGCTTGGAGTATTGGTGAGATTTCGGCAGGATCGAATAGCACTGATGTCTGATATTGAGGCAATGTTTTCACAGGTCAGAGTGCCGAAAGAAGATCAAGATTACCAGCGTTTCCTCTGGTGGCCAAATGGCAACGTGAATGAACCTCCAGCAGAATATCGGATGAAAGTTCACATTTTTGGGGCCACGTCATCACCAAGCTGCGCCAACTATGCCTTGAGAAAATGTGCAGACAAATCTTGTGACCCTAACGTAAAGGACACCATCGATAACAACTTTTATGTCGATGACATGTTAAAGGCAGTTCCAAACAAGACAGAAGGACAGGTTTTGGCCAAAAGGCTGATAGACACATGCAACAAAGGCGGATTCAGACTGACAAAGTGGATCAGCAATGATTGTTCTGTTTTGGAGACAATACCAGAAGAGGAGCGAGCCAAAGAAGTGAAACGTTTGGATTTACAGAGAGACAGTTTGCCCTCAGAACAAGCCTTGGGCATGCAGTGGAACGTGCAAGCAGACGTCCTTGGTTTTAAGAACAGAGTCAAAGATAAACCAGTAACCAGGCGAGGTATTTTGGGAGTTGTGAGTTCAGTCTACGACCCTTTAGGCATGGCAGCTCCCGCCCTCTTACCACCGAAGATaatactccaagagctttgcaAAGCAAAATTGGACTGGGACGATGAGATACCCAGTAAACAACGTAAACGATGGGAAGATTGGATGAGATATCTACCATTGTTAGAAGAGCACTTCATGGTCCCTAGGTGTATTAAGCCTGAGGAATATGGTGATACAGATTCCATACAGTTACATCACTTCTCCGATGGAAGCGAGTCTGGGTACGGAGCTGTGTCATACATTAGGATGATTGACAAGAACGACAACATTCACTGTGCCTTTCTGATGGCCAAGGCTAGAGTGGCGCCGTTGAAGCAGATAACAATTCCTCGCATAGAGTTGACGGCAGCTACGGTAGCTGTGCGCATGGATAGGTTACTCAGAAAGGAGTTGCATCTAGAAGTCAGCGGATCGTTCTTCTGGACCGACAGCAAAACAGTGTTGCGGTATATAAACAATGAAACCACAAGATTTCATACTTTCGTGGCAAATCGAATAGCAGTGATTCGTGAAGGATCAGAACCATCAAGTTGGGCATACATAAACAGCAAAGACAACCCAGCAGATGAGTGTTCACGAGGTCAAACTATTGATGCATTTCTTGACAACAAACGTTGGCTGCAGGGTCCAGACTTTCTATGGACAGCACAGAGTAAGTGGTCAAGGGATGGTAACATCGATGGTCAACTTGACCCAGGTGATCCAGAGGTAAAGAAAAACGCCAAGGCACTCACCGTAGAGGCTAGTGAATCACAAGACTTCATTCAAGGTCTAATAGAACATTATTCCAGTTGGTATCGACTGAGAAGATCAGTGGCATGGATTCAAAGATTCATCAAGGAGCTTTCAAGATGTTCGAAGCGTGAAACAGACTGCGATCAAGATAAGCCACCAGGATTGACAGTGAAAGATCTGGAACAGGCGGAGCATGCCATCATTAGATATGTCCAACAAAGCACATTTTCCAGAGAAATAGAGATCTTGAAGGCACAAAAGGGAAATGACGGCAGCAAAATTGGGATTCCCCGAGGAAGCCACATTTACAGATTGGATCCAGTTTTGGGAAAGGATGGTTTGTTACGCGTTGGCGGACGACTTGCCCTGTCTATGTTGTCTGAGGAGTCAAAACATCCAGTGATTTTGCCAAAGAAGTCACATGTATCAGAGTTGATATTGGGTGAAATAATGAGAAGAATCAGCATTTTGGAAGGCACTACATTTTATCCAAACTGCGTGAACGTTATTGGATTCTGA